In Candidatus Neomarinimicrobiota bacterium, the genomic stretch GCTGACCTGATGGCCTATCTTGTGGGTCGTAAGCAGGCGGCACAACCGGCGGCTCCGCCACAATTTGCCGCCCCGGGCGGTGAAAACCTGGCGGATGAGGTATTGCCCATGTCACGCATCCGTCAGCGGATTGCCGAGCGTATGCGCCAGTCGCTGGATACCTCCGCCCATGTCTATGCCGTCGCTGAGTGTGATATGACCAGTGTCGTGGATGCCCACGCTCGTAAGGCCGAGGACTTCCACCAACGCGAACGGTTCAAACTCACCTACACTCCCATGATCGCCTTTGCCACCATCAAGGCCATTCGGGACTTTCCTCTCATTAATGCCCGGGTTGATGGCTCCAATATCGTGAAAAAGCGTAGCATTAATCTTGGCATTGCCGTGGCTCTGCCAGATTACAGCCTGATCGTACCGGTAGTCCACCAGGCTGAGGAGTTCAACTTCCTGGGCCTGGCACGCAAAATCGCTGACCTGGCTGAGAGGGCCCGTGCCAGTCAGCTGAAGCCGGAAGAGGCAGCAGGCAGTACTTTCTCCATTACCAATTTCGGCGTATTCGGCAGCGTCTTCGGACTGCCGATCATCAACCAGCCCAATGTGGCTATTCTGGGTGTGGGGGCCATCAGAAAACGCCCCGTGGTGTGGGAATCAGAGATGGGGGATAGTATCGTGATCCGTTCGATCATGTTGGTCTCCCTGGGGCACGACCACCGTCTCATCGATGGGGCCTATGGCACTCAGTTCCTGCAACGCACTGTGCATTACCTGCAGACCATTGATTGGGATAAGGAACTGTAGGTGTGAATCGGAGTATGATGTCCCAACCTTACTCTCCCACTGCTACTTCATCTCCCAGGGTGGATCGTCGTCCACCCTGGATGAAGGTCCGCCTGCGCACCGGTGACAACTAC encodes the following:
- a CDS encoding dihydrolipoamide acetyltransferase family protein; this translates as MIVDVVMPKMGESITEGTIIEWKVDIGDIIKQDEPLLEISTDKVESEIPSPASGIVKEILCEPNSTVEVGAVIARIDTEVEVAGATTPEAEEPRAEEVPALIVKPKPTSKEEAASTLPEMKPTDGEPTRRFYSPLVHAIAREEGLSREELDSIVGTGREGRVTKADLMAYLVGRKQAAQPAAPPQFAAPGGENLADEVLPMSRIRQRIAERMRQSLDTSAHVYAVAECDMTSVVDAHARKAEDFHQRERFKLTYTPMIAFATIKAIRDFPLINARVDGSNIVKKRSINLGIAVALPDYSLIVPVVHQAEEFNFLGLARKIADLAERARASQLKPEEAAGSTFSITNFGVFGSVFGLPIINQPNVAILGVGAIRKRPVVWESEMGDSIVIRSIMLVSLGHDHRLIDGAYGTQFLQRTVHYLQTIDWDKEL